In the Streptomyces spororaveus genome, GCGCGCGGCCGCTCAGGGGCACTCCGACGACATGGCGGCCCGGGACTTCTTCGATCACACCAGCCCCGACGGCAAGGACCCGGGCGACCGGACGACCGCGGCCGGGTACCGCTGGTCGACGTACGGGGAGAACATCGCGCGGGGCCAGCAGACGGCCCAGTCGGTCATGGACTCCTGGATGAAGAGCCCGGGCCACAAGGCGAACATCCTCAACTGCTCCTTCAAGGACATCGGCGTGGGCATCCACCAGGGTTCGGGCGGGCCCTGGTGGACCCAGAACTTCGGCGCGCGGTAGAGCGCGGTCGCGTCTCCCGGCGGGTGCGGGGCCCCCGCGTCAGGGCCGCAGGCCCCGCAGCTTCTCCGGGTTGACGCTGACGCGCAGTGCGGTGATCCGGCCGTCGGCGGCCTCGAAGGTCATGGCGCCGACGGTCGTGCCGTTGTGGACGAGCAGCAGGCCCGGCTCGCCGTTGATCTCGGCCGGGCGCATCGCCCCGTCGCGGACCTCGGACTTGGCGAGGACGCCGAGCCACCAGCGGGCGACGTGGTCGGCTCCGTGCAGCGGCCGGCGGGCGGCCGTGACGACGCCGCCGCCGTCGGCCCAGGAGACGACATCGGGCGCGAGGACCGTGAGGACCTCGCCGAGGTCCCCGCCGAGGCAGGCCTGCCGGAACTTCTCGACGATCTCGCGCTGCTCGGCCGCTTGGGCGGTGAAGCGGGGGCGGCGGGCCCGGACGTGTTCGCGGGCGCGGTGGGCGCACTGGCGGACGCTCGCCCCGGTCTTCCCGACGACCTCCGCGATCTCGGTGTAGGAGTATCCGAACACCTCGCGGAGCATGAAGACCGCGCGCTCGGTGGGGGTCAGGGTCTCCAGTACGACCAGGACCGCCATGGAGACGGTGTCGGCCAGTTCGGCTTCCTCGGCGATGTCGGGCGAGGTGAGGAGGGGTTCGGGAAGCCAGGGTCCGACATACGCCTCGCGGACGACCTGGGCCGACCTGAGCCGGTTGAGGCTCAGGTTCGTGACGGTGCGCACCAGATAGGCGCGGGGGTTCTCGACGGCCGTGCGGTCGGCGCGGTGCCAGGCGAGCCAGGCGTCCTGCACGATGTCCTCGGCGTCGGCGACGCTGCCCAGCATGCGGTAGGCCGTGCCGAACAGCAGGCGCCGGTGCTCCTCGAAATCCTCACTCATGATCACCACAGTGTCAGGCGCGCACCAGGATGCTCAAGGGAGCCCTTGCCCCGGTGCCCGTCACGGCACGGCGGACGCGGGTCAGTGGTGGAAGCCGGACCGCGGCTCGGTGGCCGGTACGGGCGGGGGCGTGGCCGTCAGGTGTTCCACGGCGGCGCGCAGGTCGGTGACGAGCAGGGCCATCTGATCGCGGGTCACGCCGTGCCGGACGAGGACGCGCTGGATGACGGTGTCGTCGCGGTCGGCGGGCAGCGGGTACGAGGGCACCTGCCAGCCGCGCATGCGCAGCCGGTCGGAGAGGTCGTAGAGGGTGAAGGGGGCGGCGTCCGGGTCGGTGAGTTTGTAGGAGACGGCGGGCAGGGCCCCCTGGCCGTCGTAGAGGAGGGTGAAGGGCCCCATCGCGGCGATCTCGCCGGCCAGGTACTGCGCGGTGTCGGCGCAGGCCTGCTGGACGCTGCGGTAGCCGGCCCGGCCGAGGCGCAGGAAGAGGTAGTACTGGGCGATGACCTCGCCGCCGGGGCGGGAGAAGTTGAGGGCGAAGGTCGGCATGTCACCGCCCAGGTAGTCCACCGTGAACACGAGGTCCGCGGGGAGCAGGTCGGCGGTGCGCCAGATGATCCAGCCGACGCCCAGGGGCGCGAGCCCGTACTTGTGGCCGGAGGTGTTGACGGAGGCGACGCGCGGGAGCCGGAAGTCCCACACCACGTCGGGGTGGAGGAAGGGCGCGACGAACCCACCGCTGGCGCCGTCCACGTGGATGGGGACGTCCCAGCCGTGCTCGGCCTGGATCCGGTCGAGCTCGGCCGAGATCTCGGCGACGGGCTCGTAGTCGCAGGTGTAGGTGACGCCGAGGATGGCGACGACGCCGATGGTGTTCTCGTCGACGTACTCGGCGAGCTGATGGGCCTGCAGGCCGGTGGCGCCGTCCTCGATCGGGACCTGGCGCAGTTCGACGTCGAAGTAGCGGGCGAACTTCTCCCAGCAGATCTGGACCGGGCCGCACACGAGGTTGGGGCGGTCGGTGGGCAGACCGGCGGCGCGGCGGCGCTCGCGCCACCGCCATTTGAGGGCGAGGCCGCCGAGCATGGCGGCCTCGCTGGAGCCGGTGGTGGAGCAGCCGGCCGCGGTGGTGCCGGCGGGGGCGTTCCACAGATCGGCCAGGATGTTGACGCAGCGGGACTCGATCTCGGCGGTCTGCGGGTACTCGTCCTTGTCGATCATGTTCTTGTCGAGGCAGGCGTTCATCAGGCGGTGCACGCCCTCGTCCGACCAGGTGGTGCAGAAGGTGGCCAGGTTCTGGGCCGCGTTGCCGTCCAGGAGCAGCTCGTTGCGCAGCAGTTCGTAGACGACCTCGGTGGGTGAGTGGTCCTCGGGAATCCTGTACTTGGGGAGGATCTGGCCACTCAGCGTGGACGCGAACACGTCCGTGTCGGCGTCCTGGGCGCGTACGTCCTTCGTCTCATGAAGAGCCATATCCGCACTATAGGGACATGAAATGCCATTCCCGGGCAGGCCTGGGGCGGCGATTACCTCCGGGGTAATCGCCGGGACCGCCCCCGCGCGGCTACGTTCACGCCCGTCACCCACCGCCGCCACAGGAACGAAGGAGCCCCGTCGTGCCCGCCTACGGTTTCGCCCATCTCCGCGGCCGCCGCAACCACCCCGACGTCATCGAGTACCTGCACCGCATCCAGGCGACCCTCGACCCCTTCGCGGGCCGCTTCGTCATCCACGGACCTCCGGCCGAGGTCGTGGAGGGCTCGTGGCCCGGCAGCATGGTGCTGATCGAGTTCCCCGGCCTGGCCGAGGCCCGCGCCTGGTACGACTCCCCCGCCTACCGGGCCATCGTGCGCCTGCGCACCGACCACATCGAGGGCGATCTGCTGCTGATCGAGGGCGTCGGCCCCGACTACGACCCGAGGCGGCGGGCACAGGCCCTCCAGGCGGCTCCTTCCGCCCGCGAACCCGCCCGCGAGCCCGGCGGCGAGGGCGCCCGGTAGCCTCCGGGGCGCGGACGGCTCCCCTTCAGCCCCTGGCGTGGAGGTACGCGTCCAGGGCGGCCGCGCCCGTCAGCAGGGCGCGGCCGCGGGAGGAGAGTCGGGTGCGCCAGGCGGTCAGGGCCGACTCCAGGGGTTCCGGGCCGCCCGCGGCGCGGACCTGCGCGAGCAGGGGGGCGATCTGCTCCAGCAGGTAGCCGCCGCGCCGGAGTTGGTGGGCCATGCGGGCGTCCCGTACGTCGGCCTCGTCGTACACGCGGTACCCGGTGAGCGGATCGCGGCGCGGGCGGACCAGCCCGGCCCGCTCCCACGCACGCAGGGTCGCTGGCCGGATCCCGAGCCGGCCCGCGAGCGGCCCGATGAACAGGGGGCCGGATCCCGCCGTGGAGCCGGCGGCCGCGGGGCGATCGGCAACGGCGGCCGACGCCAGGTCGCGCAGGGCGTTCTCCACGGCTTCGAGGGTGCGCCGGTCGGCGAGCAGCTCGGCGTGGGTCCCGTCGATGAGGCCGAAGGCCTCGTCGGCCGCGCCCTCGTTCACGGCCCGCATGATCGATGCCGCCGTCCCGTGGCCGTGCCCCGGCACGAGGGCGAGGAACGCGGCCAGGGCGCGCTCGTGCAGCGGGGTATAGGCGCGGTAGCCGTGGGGGGTCCGGTCCGCGGCCGGGAGGATGCCGGCCTCCTCGTAGTTCCTGATCGCCTGCGTGGACAGTCCGTGCCCGCGCGCCAGGTCGATCGGCCTCAGCCGACGGCCGCTTTGAAGGTTTCGGGTCACCCACCCCACGATAGAGCGGAAAAGTTTCCACCGAAGCTTCAACGATAGCGTTGAAGGCATGCCCATCGACATCACTGACGTGAAGGAAACCGTCCGCCCGGTCGACGCCGCCGGCCTCATGGATCTGCTCGCGGCGCGACCGCGACTGCTCGCCCTCGGCGAGCCCACCCACGGCGAGGACTCACTGCTTCGAGTGCGCAACGAGCTGTTCCGCCAGCTCGTCGTACAGGAGGGCTACCGCACCATCGCGATCGAGAGCGACTGCCTGGCGGGCCTGCTCGTCGACGCGTACGTCACCTGGGGTACCGGACGTCTCGACGAGGTCATGGAGCGCGGCTTCAGCCACGGGTTCGGCGCCTCCCCCGCCAATCGCGAACTCGTCCGCTGGATGCGGGCGTTCAACGAGGGCCGGCCCGCGTCCGAGCGGGTGCGCTTCGCCGGGTTCGACGGCCCGCTGGAGATGGCGGGCGCCGCGAGCCCCCGGCAGGCACTCACCGCGCTCCACGCCCACCTCGCCCGCCGGGTCGACGCCGGCCTCCTGCCCTGCAGCGCGGACACGCTCGACCGCCTGCTCGGCGCCGACGACCGGTGGACCGAGCCCGCCGCGATGACGGACCCCGCGCGGTCCACGGGGCGCTCCGCCGAGGCCCGTGAGCTCCGGCTGCTCGCCGACGATCTGGTGGCGCTGCTGGCGGAGCAGTTGCCGCACCCCGTCACGGAATCCGGGGAGGACTCGCAGCGGGCGGAGTTGTTCGGACGCTCCGCCGTCGGCCTGCTGCGCTACCACCACTCGATGGCCGACACCTCGCCGTCCCGGATGACCCGGCTGGTGGGCCTGCGGGGCCGGATGATGGCGGACAACCTGCTCGCGCTGGCGGCCCGGGGCCCGGTCCTCGTCCACGCCCACAACGCCCATCTGCAGCGGGAGAAGAGCTCGATGCGGATGGGTGGCGTGCGGTTGGAATGGTGGAGCGCCGGGGCACTGGTGAGCGCCCGGCTGGGCGCGGAGTACGCGTTCGTGGCCACGGCCCTCGGCACGATCCGGCACCGGGGTGTGGACGCTCCGCCGCCGGACAGCGTCGAAGGCCTTCTGTACGCACTCCGGGACGAGCTCCGCCTCGTCGACGCCGGCCGGCTGGCCTCCGCGCTCGGCGACGCGCCGCCCGCGCCCCGGGTCTCCCCGTGGTTCGGCTACGCCCCGCTCGACGCGGCCCACTTGGGCGTGATCGACGGGGTCGTGTTCATCAAGGATCTTCCGGAGGTCCCGGACCCCGCCATCCCGGCGTCACCTCGTACGTCCCCGGCCCGGGCCTGACGCTCTGCTTCCAGCCGACTCTGCAGTGTGACCCCGCACATAGGGCCCCCTTGACGCAGGAGAAATTACTGCCGAGTAGAGTGCAGCCCGCAGATCTTCCCGTCCGGACCCCCGGAGCCGCTCCGGACGGGAAGATCATCCAACTTGTTCTATCCGAAACATATCCAGGGATGTCCGGATACAGGCCAACCCTCCCCCGAGCCCTGATACCTCTTCGGGCCATGAAGAAGATCACTCGCCGTCAGGCCCTGGGGACAACTGCCGGTGCTCTCACCGTCCTCGGCCTGACCGCTGCCGCCGCGGGCGCCACGAGCGCCGCCGCGACCCCCACCGAGCCCACCACCCCGGGCACGGTCGACGAGGTCTACAAGGGCCGTCGCATCCAGATCACCCCCGGCGGAGGCGGCCACCACGGCGGCCACCACTCGCCCGGTCAGCCCACCGTCCGAATAGACGGCCAGGAACTGCACATCATGCGCAATGCCGACGGCACCTGGATCAGCGTCATCAACCACTACGAGACCTTCGCCGACCCGAAGCTCCTCGCCCGCGCCGCGGTCCGCGATCTCCAGGGCGCCGCCCTCGTCCCCTTCGGAGGTGCGGCATGACCGTACGCAAGAACCAGGCCACGCTGACCCCCGAGGAGAAGCGCGCCTTCACCTCGGCGCTGCTGGAGCTCAAGCGCACCGGCAGTTACGACCGCTTCGTCACCACCCACAACGGCTTCATCATGAGCGACACCGACTCGGGCGACCGCGTCGGGCACCGCTCCCCGTCCTTCCTGCCGTGGCACCGGCGCTTCCTCCTGGAGTTCGAGGAGGCGCTGCAGAAAGTGGACGCGAGCGTCGCGCTCCCGTACTGGGACTGGACCGTGGACCGGACCTCCCGCGCCTCCCTCTTCGCCGCCGACTTCCTCGGCGGCACCGGGCGGGCCCGCGACGGGCAGGTCATGGACGGTCCGTTCGCATACTCGACGGGCAAGTGGAACATAAACGTCCGGGTGGACGGGCGCGCCTACCTGCGCCGTGACCTCGGCACGGCCGTCGCCCAGCTGCCGACCAAGGCCGAGGTCGACTCCGTACTCGCCATGCCGGTCTACGACATGGCGCCCTGGAACAGCTCCTCCAACGGCTTCCGCAACAACCTGGAGGGCTGGCGCGGCGCCAACCTGCACAACCGGGTGCACGTGTGGGTCGGCGGACAGATGTCCACCGGGGTCTCGCCCAACGACCCGGTGTTCTGGATGCACCACGCCTTCATCGACAAGCTGTGGGCGGACTGGCAGGCCAAGCACCCCCAGTCCACGTACCTGCCGGCCGCGGGCACCCAGAACGTGGTCGACCTGAACGACACGATGCGGCCGTGGAACAACGTGACTCCGGCGGACATGCTGGACCACCGGAAGTTCTACACCTTCGACACCGAACCGGCCGCCGCCAGCCAGCGGTAGTGCAGTTCGGGGCGGCCGACCTGGCCGTACCGGGGGGTGCGGTCCGCACGGCCGGTGTCCACCAGGTGCTCCAGGTAACGGCGGGCGGTGATACGGGAGATCCCGGCCGCCTCGGCCGCCCCTGCTGCGGTCAGCCCCTCGGGCGCCGCCCGCAGCAGGGCGGCGACCCGGTCCAGGGTCGGCGCGCTCAGCCCCTTGGGGAGCTCGGCCGGGCGGGGTGCGCGCAGTGCGGCCATCGCCCGGTCGACGTCGTCCTGGCCGACCGCCTCGCCCGCCGTCTGGCGGAACTCGGCGTAGCGCAAGAGCCGTTCGCGCAGGGTGGGGAACGCGAACGGCTTCAGTACGTACTGGACCACGCCGAGGGAGACGCTCTCGCGGACCACGGCCAGGTCCCGCGCGGAGGTCACCACGATCACGTCGACCGGATGTCCGGCGGCGCGCAGCCCGCGCGCGAAGCGCAGGCCGTGCCCGTCGGGCAGGCCGAGGTCCAGGAGCAGCAGGTCGACGCGGGTCCGCTCCAGGAACCGGGTGGCCTCGGCGAGCGAGTGGACGGCGCCGACGGCGGTGAAGCCGGGCACCCGGCCGATGTAGAGCGCGTGTGCGTCGGCGGCCACCGGGTCGTCCTCGACGATCAGGACGCGCACCTCGCCGCCGCTCACCGCGAACCCTCCGGCTCCGCGCCGGGCAGGGACCCGATCGGCAGGCGGACCGTGAACTCCGCGCCTCCGCCCGGGCCCTGCGCGGCGATCACCGCGCCTCCGCAGCGCTCCGCCACCTGCCGGACCAGTGCGAGGCCCAGTCCCCGGCCCTCCCCCTTGCCGGACCAGCCCCGGCGGAAGACGTCCACCCCCTCGGGCAGCCCGGGTCCGTTGTCCGCGACCCGCAGCAGCAGCTCGTCCGGCTCCGGCCGCAGCGTCACGGCGATCCGGGCCCCGGGTACGGCCGTGAGCGCGTCGACCGCGTTGTCGATGAGGTTGCCGAGCACGGTGACCAGGTCCCGGGCCGGCGGCAGCCCGGCGCCGTCGGCGAGGCTGCGGCTGTCGGCGGTCACGACCAGCTCGACGCCCCGCTCGTGCGCCTGCGCGGCCTTGCCCAGCAGCAGCGCCACGAGTACCGGCTCCCCGACCGCGGTGACCACCTCGTCGGTGAGGGCCTGGGCCAGTTCCAGCTCGGCGGTGGCGAAGTCGACCGCCTCGTCCGCGCGGCCGAGTTCGATGAGCGAGACCACGGTGTGCAGCCGGTTGGCCGCCTCGTGGGCCTGGGAGCGCAACGCCTGGGTGAAGCCCCGCTCGTGGTCCAGCTCGCCGGTCAGCGCCTGCAGTTCCGTGTGGTCGCGCAAGGTGACCACGGTGCCCCGGCGGCCGCCGCCCGCGACCGGCGAGCTGTTGACCACCAGCACGCGGTCCGCGGTCAGGTGCACTTCGTCCACCCGGGGCCGGTCGGCGAGCAGGGCCCCGGTGAGCGGGGCCGGCAGGCCGAGGTCGGCGACCCGGGTGCCGGTGATCTCGCCGCCCGGCAGGCCGAGCAGTTCCCGCCCGGCGTCGTTGATCAGGGTGATCCGGCGCTGCCCGTCGAGCATGAGCAGCCCCTCGCGGACTCCGTGCAGGGCCGCCTGGTGGTAGTCGTACATCCGGCTGAGCTCCGCCGCGTTCATGCCATGAGTGTGACGGCGCAGCCTCGCATTGACGACGTACGTGCCCACGCCGCCGAGGGCGAGCGCGCCGCCCGCGACCCAGGCGAGGGCGGACAGCTGCGTGGCGAGCCGGTCGCTGATGGCGCGGACGGTGATGCCCGCGCTCACCAGGCCCACGATCCGGTCCCCGTCCCGGAGCGGGGTGACCACCCGGATGGACGGGCCGAGGGTGCCCGTGTACGTCTCGCTGAAGGTCTCGCCGCGCAGTGCGGGGGCGGTGTTGCCCATGAAGGGCTCCCCGATCCTGCGCGGGTCCGGGTGGGTCCAGCGCCGTCCGTCGGGGGCCATGATCGTCACGAAGGCCACCCCGGAATCCGCCCGGACCTGCTCCGCGTAGGGCTGGAGCGCGCCGGACGGGTCGGTCCCGCGCGCCGCCCCGCGTACGGCCTCGCGTACGGACGGGGAGTCGGCGACCGCCCGGGCCACGGCTCCCGCCTGGCGGCGGGCGGCCTCCTCGGCCTGCCCCCGGGCGGTGGCGTACGCGAAGACGGCGCAGCCCGCGACGACCACGGTGACCAGCAGCACCTGCATGGCGAAGAGCTGGCCGGCGAGACTGCGCGGGGGCCGGGGGAAGCGGAACATGGCGCTCAGTGTGCACCGGGTCGTGAACTCAATGAACGCAAGGGTGACCGGGGTCACAGCCCTGGGCGATGGTCTCCCCGAACGTAATCACCACCGGGAGGCATCGTGGCCGCCAGGCGCGACAGAACGCACTTTCTCTACATCGCGGTGATCGGCGCGGTGCTGCTCGGCATCGCCGTCGGCTTCGCCGCCCCCGGCGTGGCCGTGGAGCTCAAACCGCTGGGCACCGGCTTCGTCAACCTCATCAAGATGATGATCTCGCCCGTGATCTTCTGCACGATCGTGCTGGGCATCGGATCCGTGCGCAAAGCCGCCAAGGTGGGCGCCGTGGGCGGGCTCGCCCTCGGCTACTTCATGGTCATGTCCACGGTGGCGCTGGCCATCGGTCTGCTGGTCGGCAACCTGCTGGAGCCCGGCAGCGGGCTGCACCTGACCGAGGCGGCGCGCAGTGCGGGCGAGGCCCAGGCCAAGGCGGGCGGGGCCGAGAGCACGCCGGAGTTCCTGCTCGGGATCATCCCGACCACGCTGGTGTCCGCCTTCACCGGCGGCGAGGTGCTGCAGACCCTGCTGGTGGCGCTGCTCTGCGGGTTCGCGCTGCAGGCCATGGGCGCCGCGGGCGAGCCGGTGCTGCGGGGCGTCGGGCACATCCAGAAGCTGGTGTTCCGGGTCCTGGCGATGATCATGTGGGCGGCTCCGGTGGGCGCCTTCGGGGCGATCGCGGCGGTGGTCGGGGCCACCGGCATGGACGCGCTGAAGTCCCTGGCCGTCATCATGATCGGCTTCTACACGACCTGTCTGCTCTTCGTGTTCGTGGTCCTCGGCACGCTGCTGCGGGTGTGCACCGGGGTCAGCGTCTTCTCACTGCTGAGGTATCTGGGCCGGGAGTTCCTGCTGATCCTCTCGACCTCCTCCTCGGAGTCTGCGCTGCCGCGGCTGATCGCCAAGATGGAGCACCTGGGGGTCTCCCGGCCCGTCACCGGGATCACCGTGCCGACCGGATACTCCTTCAACCTGGACGGCACGGCCATCTATCTGACGATGTCCTCGCTCTTCATCGCCGAGGCGATGGGCAAGCCGCTGGCGCTGGGCGAGCAGATCTCGCTCCTGCTGTTCATGGTCATCGCCTCGAAGGGCGCGGCCGGCGTGACCGGCGCCGGCCTGGCCACCCTCGCCGGCGGACTGCAGTCGCACCGGCCGGAACTGGTGGACGGGGTCGGCCTGATCGTGGGCATCGACCGGTTCATGAGCGAGGCCCGGGCCCTGACGAACTTCGCGGGCAACGCCGTGGCGACGGTCCTCATCGGGACCTGGACGAAGGAGTTCGACCGCGCGCGTGCCACCGAAGTCCTCGCCGGCCGGCTGCCGTTCGACGAGAGCACACTGGTCGACGACGGACACGGCGCGGAGCATGCGGTGACGGAGCCGGCCGCGGCACGGCCGGCCGGGTCCGACACGGCGCCGGCCGAGGCTCCGGTCCCGTCGCACCACCCCAAGGACGGCGTGCCGGTCTAGGACTCCTCCCCCAGCCGGTCCCGCCCGCACGGGCCGGCCGGGCAGGGCTCGCCCCCACGGTGCCCAGCCCGGTCGGCCCGCCGCATTCTCCGCACTTGCACCCATAGTCGGTATTCGGCCACCGATAACCGAACCCCCAGGCTGTAAAAGGTACTTCCGTAACAGGCTGTGTGCATGACATCTTGCGTCCACCACTTGTTTCGTTCGACCCGGCCTGACCACCGGGTCTTCGGAGGACGCATTGATACCCCACATATCCAGCCGACCTCGACGTACCCTCGTGCTGGCCGCCACGCTCGGCGCGGCACTCGCCTTCGGGGCTCCCGCCGCGCTCGCCGGCACCGCCCCCGTCTCGCCGAACGGCTCCTCGGCCCCCGCCCCCGCGGCGGCCCCCAAGGCCGCGGCCCCGACTTCCCAGAGTGCGACCTGGGTTGCCGGTACCCGCGCCTACCTCGTGATCACCGCTCCCGGTGACACCACCGCGGTGCGGAACGCGGTGACCGCCAACAGCGGCACGGTGTTCCAGTACTACGACGCGATCGGCGTGATCGTCGCCCACTCCGCGTCCGCGAACTTCGCCACCACCCTGCGCGGTGTCAGCGGCGTCCAGCAGGTCGGCGCCACCCGCACCTCGGACGTGCCGGCGGACGCCTACAACCCGGCGCTGCCCGCCAACCCGGCGCAGGCCACGACGCCTTCGGGCGAGCCGGTCCGCGCCGACATGACCCAGATCAAGGCCGACCAGGCCTGGGCCGTCACCACCGGCTCCGCCTCCGTCAAGGTCGGCATCCTGGACACCGGTGTGGACGACCAGCACCAGGACCTGGCCCCGAACTTCAACGCGGCGGACTCCGCGTCCTGCGCGTACGGCAAGCCGGACACCCGTACGGGCGCCTGGCGGGACGTCGGCACCCACGGCACGCACGTGGCGGGTACGGTCGCCGCCGCCAAGAACGGCAAGGGCGTCATCGGCGTGGCGCCGGGCGTGAAGATCTCCTCGGTGCGCATCGCCGAGCCGGGCACCTCGCTCTTCTTCGCCGAGAACACCGTCTGCGGCTTCATGTGGGCCGGCGACCACGGCTTCAAGGTCACCAACAACAGCTACTACACGGACCCGTGGCAGTTCAACTGCCCGGACAACGCCGACCAGGCCGCGATCATCGAGGGCGTCAAGCGCGCCCAGGAGTACGCGGAGGGCAAGGGCTCGCTGCAGGTCGCGGCGGCCGGCAACTCCAACGTCGACCTGGCCAACAAGACGACCGACAGCGAGAGCCCGAACGACTCGACGCCGGTCACCCGCACCATCACCAACGCCTGCCTGGACATCCCGACCGAGCTCCCGGGCGTGGTCACGGTCTCGGCGATGGGCACCACCGCGAAGGCCTCGTACTCCAACTACGGTCTGAACGTCGTCGACGTGACGGCCCCCGGCGGCGACACCGTCGGCATCTACAGCACCCAGCCGGGCGGCAAGTACGGCACGATGAGCGGTACGTCGATGGCGTCCCCGCACGTCACCGGTGTGGCGGCCCTGCTGGCCAGCACCAACCCGGGCATCACCCCGGCGCAGCTGCGCGACAAGCTGGCCACCCAGGCCAATGACGTCGCCTGCCCGTCGGACAGCCGCTGCAAGGGCACCACGGCGAAGAACGGCTTCTTCGGCGAGGGCCAGGTCGACGCGCTGAAGGCCGTCGGCAGCACGCCGCCGCCCGGCAAGTACTTCGAGAACACTGGTGACTTCGCCGTCGGCGACAACACCACCGTGGAGAGCCCGATCACCGTCAGCGGTGTCACCGGCAACGCCCCGGCCACCCTCAAGGTGGGCGTGAACATCGTTCACACCTACATCGGTGACCTCAAGGTCGACCTGGTCGCGCCCGACGGCACCGTCTACACCGTGCACAACCGCGCGGGCGGCAGCACCGACAACATCAACCAGGTCTACACCGTCAACGCCTCCTCCGAGGCCGCGAACGGCACCTGGAAGCTGCGGGTCAACGACAACGCCGGCGGCGACACCGGCAAGATCGACTCCTGGAACCTGACCTTCTGATCTGTCCTCCGGAAGTTCTGCCGGCGGAGACGGCCATCGGGGAGCAGTGCAACTGCGCCCCGATGGCCACCGTCGTTTTCCGGGGTCCAGACGTCCGTGAGCACGATGCCCTCGCGGGCCTGCCCCTCAGCCCGCCCGCCGCCCCGTCCGCAGGACGCAGTCGCCGCAGAGCCCGCCCGCGGGCACCTGGTAGTAGAGGCAGCAGCTGCGCCGTACGAAGGCCACCCCGAGCCCCTCCTCGTGGAGGAAGGTGCCGGTGCCCTCCAGCGCTCCGCCGTCGGCCAGCAGGGCGCCCGCCAGCTCCACGGCCGCGCCACCCGGCACCCGGTCGATCAGCACGCGCAGCGCGCCGACGAGCCCAGACGCCGCATTGCCCCGCAGGACCTTCGGGGAGACCCCGAAGCGCTGGCGCAGGCCCTCGTCGAGCACGGCCAGGTTCGCCAGGACGTTCTCCCCGAGCGCCTCGGCCGGCAGGCCGGGGCCCGGCTCGGGCAG is a window encoding:
- a CDS encoding RNA polymerase sigma-70 factor; amino-acid sequence: MSEDFEEHRRLLFGTAYRMLGSVADAEDIVQDAWLAWHRADRTAVENPRAYLVRTVTNLSLNRLRSAQVVREAYVGPWLPEPLLTSPDIAEEAELADTVSMAVLVVLETLTPTERAVFMLREVFGYSYTEIAEVVGKTGASVRQCAHRAREHVRARRPRFTAQAAEQREIVEKFRQACLGGDLGEVLTVLAPDVVSWADGGGVVTAARRPLHGADHVARWWLGVLAKSEVRDGAMRPAEINGEPGLLLVHNGTTVGAMTFEAADGRITALRVSVNPEKLRGLRP
- a CDS encoding glutamate decarboxylase, whose amino-acid sequence is MALHETKDVRAQDADTDVFASTLSGQILPKYRIPEDHSPTEVVYELLRNELLLDGNAAQNLATFCTTWSDEGVHRLMNACLDKNMIDKDEYPQTAEIESRCVNILADLWNAPAGTTAAGCSTTGSSEAAMLGGLALKWRWRERRRAAGLPTDRPNLVCGPVQICWEKFARYFDVELRQVPIEDGATGLQAHQLAEYVDENTIGVVAILGVTYTCDYEPVAEISAELDRIQAEHGWDVPIHVDGASGGFVAPFLHPDVVWDFRLPRVASVNTSGHKYGLAPLGVGWIIWRTADLLPADLVFTVDYLGGDMPTFALNFSRPGGEVIAQYYLFLRLGRAGYRSVQQACADTAQYLAGEIAAMGPFTLLYDGQGALPAVSYKLTDPDAAPFTLYDLSDRLRMRGWQVPSYPLPADRDDTVIQRVLVRHGVTRDQMALLVTDLRAAVEHLTATPPPVPATEPRSGFHH
- a CDS encoding DUF1330 domain-containing protein; this translates as MPAYGFAHLRGRRNHPDVIEYLHRIQATLDPFAGRFVIHGPPAEVVEGSWPGSMVLIEFPGLAEARAWYDSPAYRAIVRLRTDHIEGDLLLIEGVGPDYDPRRRAQALQAAPSAREPAREPGGEGAR
- a CDS encoding TioE family transcriptional regulator, whose amino-acid sequence is MTRNLQSGRRLRPIDLARGHGLSTQAIRNYEEAGILPAADRTPHGYRAYTPLHERALAAFLALVPGHGHGTAASIMRAVNEGAADEAFGLIDGTHAELLADRRTLEAVENALRDLASAAVADRPAAAGSTAGSGPLFIGPLAGRLGIRPATLRAWERAGLVRPRRDPLTGYRVYDEADVRDARMAHQLRRGGYLLEQIAPLLAQVRAAGGPEPLESALTAWRTRLSSRGRALLTGAAALDAYLHARG
- a CDS encoding erythromycin esterase family protein, which produces MPIDITDVKETVRPVDAAGLMDLLAARPRLLALGEPTHGEDSLLRVRNELFRQLVVQEGYRTIAIESDCLAGLLVDAYVTWGTGRLDEVMERGFSHGFGASPANRELVRWMRAFNEGRPASERVRFAGFDGPLEMAGAASPRQALTALHAHLARRVDAGLLPCSADTLDRLLGADDRWTEPAAMTDPARSTGRSAEARELRLLADDLVALLAEQLPHPVTESGEDSQRAELFGRSAVGLLRYHHSMADTSPSRMTRLVGLRGRMMADNLLALAARGPVLVHAHNAHLQREKSSMRMGGVRLEWWSAGALVSARLGAEYAFVATALGTIRHRGVDAPPPDSVEGLLYALRDELRLVDAGRLASALGDAPPAPRVSPWFGYAPLDAAHLGVIDGVVFIKDLPEVPDPAIPASPRTSPARA
- the melC1 gene encoding apotyrosinase chaperone MelC1; this encodes MKKITRRQALGTTAGALTVLGLTAAAAGATSAAATPTEPTTPGTVDEVYKGRRIQITPGGGGHHGGHHSPGQPTVRIDGQELHIMRNADGTWISVINHYETFADPKLLARAAVRDLQGAALVPFGGAA
- the melC2 gene encoding tyrosinase MelC2; amino-acid sequence: MTVRKNQATLTPEEKRAFTSALLELKRTGSYDRFVTTHNGFIMSDTDSGDRVGHRSPSFLPWHRRFLLEFEEALQKVDASVALPYWDWTVDRTSRASLFAADFLGGTGRARDGQVMDGPFAYSTGKWNINVRVDGRAYLRRDLGTAVAQLPTKAEVDSVLAMPVYDMAPWNSSSNGFRNNLEGWRGANLHNRVHVWVGGQMSTGVSPNDPVFWMHHAFIDKLWADWQAKHPQSTYLPAAGTQNVVDLNDTMRPWNNVTPADMLDHRKFYTFDTEPAAASQR
- a CDS encoding response regulator; the encoded protein is MSGGEVRVLIVEDDPVAADAHALYIGRVPGFTAVGAVHSLAEATRFLERTRVDLLLLDLGLPDGHGLRFARGLRAAGHPVDVIVVTSARDLAVVRESVSLGVVQYVLKPFAFPTLRERLLRYAEFRQTAGEAVGQDDVDRAMAALRAPRPAELPKGLSAPTLDRVAALLRAAPEGLTAAGAAEAAGISRITARRYLEHLVDTGRADRTPRYGQVGRPELHYRWLAAAGSVSKV